The following proteins come from a genomic window of Sorex araneus isolate mSorAra2 chromosome 1, mSorAra2.pri, whole genome shotgun sequence:
- the LOC101544476 gene encoding olfactory receptor 2K2-like yields MRGTNHSTATEFVLLGLQEHHALELVLFLCCLGIYSMNVLGNSLLIVLNTLDPRLHTPMYFFLSNLSLIDICGTSAFVPLMLVNFLKAQKTISFPGCALQMFLTLAMGCTECLLLAVMAYDRYVAICRPLRYPELMSMRICVWMAVLSWGTGFSNSLLQSSFTWSLPFCGHHVINHFFCEILAVVKLACGDISLNALLLMVATIILTFTPFLLICLSYIFILATIVRVPSAAGRRKAFSTCSAHLTVVVIFYGAIGFMYFNPSAKDPQWDKIITLLYGIVTPSLNPIIYSLRNAEVKAAASALLWGDLLSRKLSHLSCWPPTRSG; encoded by the coding sequence ATGAGGGGGACAAACCACAGCACCGCAACAGAGTTTGTCCTGTTGGGGCTCCAGGAGCACCACGCCCTCGAGCTGGTCCTGTTTCTGTGCTGCCTGGGCATCTACTCCATGAACGTGTTGGGAAACTCCCTCCTCATTGTGCTGAACACACTGGACCCCCGcctgcacacccccatgtacttcttcctcagcaaCCTCTCCCTCATAGACATCTGCGGCACCTCTGCCTTTGTGCCTCTCATGCTGGTCAACTTCCTGAAAGCCCAGAAGACCATCTCCTTCCCTGGCTGTGCCCTGCAGATGTTCCTCACCCTGGCAATGGGCTGCACAGAGTGTCTACTCCTGgccgtgatggcctatgaccgctatgtggccatctgccggCCACTTAGGTACCCGGAGCTCATGAGCATGAGAATCTGTGTGTGGATGGCCGTGCTGAGCTGGGGGACAGGCTTTTCCAACTCACTGCTACAGTCTAGTTTCACTTGGAGCCTCCCCTTCTGTGGCCACCATGTCATCAACCACTTCTTCTGTGAGATCTTGGCTGTGGTCAAACTGGCCTGTGGGGACATCTCTCTCAATGCCCTGCTATTGATGGTGGCCACCATCATCCTGACGTTCACCCCATTTCTGCTCATCTGCCTGTCCTACATCTTCATCCTGGCCACCATTGTCAGGGTCCCCTCTGCTGCAGGCCGGcgcaaagccttctccacctgctctGCCCACCTCACTGTGGTGGTGATTTTCTATGGGGCCATTGGCTTCATGTACTTCAACCCCAGTGCCAAGGACCCCCAGTGGGATAAGATCATCACTCTGTTGTATGGGATCGTGACCCCCTCCCTGAACCCCATCATCTACAGCCTGCGCAATGCAGAGGTGAAGGCTGCTGCCTCCGCGCTGCTGTGGGGAGACCTGCTCTCCAGGAAGCTGTCCCACCTCTCCTGCTGGCCtcccacacgctcgggctga